A genomic stretch from Frigoribacterium sp. PvP032 includes:
- a CDS encoding SDR family oxidoreductase, with the protein MRIVIAGGHGKIAQLLERRLADAGHDPVGIVRNPDHTSDLEAAGARALVLDLEQTDVETLAGHLDGADAVVFAAGGGGGSGAERKLTIDRDGAILLADAAEKAGVARYVMVSAIGTDAFDPEKAQLPAEDDDAVYQVYMRAKSEADADLRARDGLDWTVVRPGGLTDDPGTGQVTVGQTVERGTVSRADVAEVIATAIIEGTAVKTQFELVSGETPVSDALATIKY; encoded by the coding sequence ATGAGAATCGTCATCGCCGGAGGACACGGCAAGATCGCCCAGCTCCTCGAACGCCGACTCGCCGACGCCGGGCACGACCCGGTGGGCATCGTCCGCAACCCCGACCACACGTCCGACCTGGAGGCGGCGGGTGCCCGCGCGCTCGTCCTCGACCTGGAGCAGACCGACGTCGAGACCCTCGCGGGCCACCTCGACGGTGCCGACGCCGTGGTCTTCGCGGCCGGCGGCGGAGGCGGCAGCGGCGCGGAGCGCAAGCTCACGATCGACCGTGACGGTGCGATCCTGCTCGCCGACGCGGCGGAGAAGGCGGGCGTCGCCCGCTACGTGATGGTCTCGGCCATCGGCACGGACGCCTTCGACCCCGAGAAGGCGCAGCTGCCCGCCGAGGACGACGACGCCGTCTACCAGGTGTACATGCGCGCGAAGAGCGAGGCCGACGCCGACCTGCGCGCCCGTGACGGCCTCGACTGGACCGTCGTGCGCCCCGGCGGCCTCACCGACGACCCCGGCACCGGCCAGGTCACCGTGGGCCAGACGGTCGAGCGGGGCACGGTCTCCCGCGCCGACGTGGCGGAGGTGATCGCCACCGCGATCATCGAGGGCACGGCCGTGAAGACGCAGTTCGAGCTGGTCTCGGGCGAGACGCCCGTGTCGGACGCGCTCGCCACCATCAAGTACTGA
- a CDS encoding signal peptidase I has product MASSPGRARHDRPPVDHARRNARARFLAREVVLWVGALTGVVCLTAAALAVFAGVTPLIFRSGSMSPDIPTGALALAQTVPAAEVAVGDVVSVPRADGVRVTHRVVETDDAGGASRSLVLKGDANPVTDPDPVVVAEADRVFWSTPRLGEWVDQAMAPGWVFVVGTLFGMLAMIGFRRPRAEELAATAHDPAHADDSRAEEARVRREDGPRHAAGRHRTSGAGTAVVSGVVVLALAAALAAAPPEPTLAAFADRTTATATTSTGTLVRATTIGCSGGGLLAGPVLTWDVPTPLPTGGVAPPSWNVYRTGVAQPVATVTTNSYQVPLEILGVSTTTYRVQGTAGTGTSPWVSPLSGGRTVNYGLLGAICGAAS; this is encoded by the coding sequence ATGGCGTCCTCCCCCGGACGCGCGCGGCACGACCGGCCGCCGGTCGACCACGCCCGGCGCAACGCCCGGGCGCGCTTCCTCGCGCGCGAGGTCGTGCTCTGGGTCGGGGCGCTGACCGGTGTGGTCTGCCTGACGGCCGCCGCCCTGGCCGTCTTCGCGGGCGTCACTCCCCTGATCTTCCGCTCGGGCTCGATGTCGCCGGACATCCCCACGGGTGCGCTCGCGCTCGCGCAGACCGTGCCTGCGGCCGAGGTGGCCGTGGGCGACGTCGTGAGCGTGCCGCGTGCGGACGGCGTCCGCGTCACCCACCGCGTGGTCGAGACGGACGACGCGGGCGGCGCCTCCCGGTCGCTCGTCCTCAAGGGCGACGCGAACCCGGTGACCGACCCCGACCCGGTCGTCGTCGCGGAGGCCGACAGGGTCTTCTGGTCGACGCCGCGGCTCGGCGAGTGGGTCGACCAGGCGATGGCCCCCGGCTGGGTGTTCGTCGTCGGGACGCTCTTCGGCATGCTCGCCATGATCGGGTTCCGTCGCCCGCGCGCGGAGGAGCTGGCCGCGACCGCACACGACCCCGCGCACGCCGACGACAGCAGAGCCGAGGAGGCGCGCGTCCGCCGCGAGGACGGGCCGCGTCACGCGGCCGGCCGGCACCGCACCTCCGGCGCCGGCACCGCCGTCGTCTCGGGCGTCGTCGTGCTCGCCCTGGCCGCCGCGCTGGCCGCAGCGCCCCCCGAGCCCACCCTCGCCGCCTTCGCGGACCGCACGACGGCGACGGCCACGACGAGCACGGGGACCCTGGTGAGGGCGACGACGATCGGCTGCAGCGGCGGCGGCCTCCTCGCGGGCCCCGTGCTGACGTGGGACGTGCCGACGCCGCTCCCCACAGGCGGTGTCGCGCCGCCGTCGTGGAACGTCTACAGGACCGGAGTGGCGCAGCCCGTCGCCACGGTGACCACCAACAGCTATCAAGTGCCGCTGGAGATCCTCGGCGTGAGCACGACGACCTATCGCGTCCAGGGCACGGCCGGCACGGGCACGTCGCCGTGGGTGTCGCCGCTCTCGGGAGGCCGCACCGTCAACTACGGCCTGCTCGGGGCGATCTGCGGCGCCGCCTCCTGA
- a CDS encoding TasA family protein has protein sequence MSAATASSRAHRLSVSGKVRAVLALGTVLGLGTVATLAAFTDTVTATGSFSTGTLDLKLNDQDVTTALTGLTMTAAKPGDQTYALLTVRNAGNLPFNYAYTTTSTTGTDPQLLAAALNYGVASLGTSAFGVGTPPTCSSATFTGATTVVTPATTKLSAGPATAAPRALPAGQVEYLCVRAEVPSTADNTVQGKSVTATMTVTATQQ, from the coding sequence ATGTCTGCAGCCACGGCGTCCTCGCGCGCCCACCGCCTCTCCGTCTCGGGCAAGGTCAGGGCAGTGCTCGCCCTCGGCACCGTGCTCGGGCTCGGGACCGTCGCGACGCTCGCGGCGTTCACCGACACCGTGACCGCGACCGGCAGCTTCAGCACGGGCACGCTCGACCTCAAGCTGAACGACCAGGACGTCACGACGGCCCTCACCGGCCTCACGATGACGGCGGCGAAGCCGGGCGACCAGACGTACGCGCTCCTCACGGTGCGGAACGCCGGCAACCTGCCCTTCAACTACGCGTACACGACGACGAGCACCACCGGCACCGACCCGCAGCTCCTCGCCGCGGCGCTGAACTACGGCGTCGCGAGCCTCGGCACGAGCGCGTTCGGCGTCGGCACCCCGCCGACGTGCAGCAGCGCCACGTTCACGGGCGCGACCACGGTCGTCACGCCCGCCACGACCAAGCTCAGCGCCGGCCCCGCGACCGCCGCTCCCCGCGCGCTGCCCGCCGGCCAGGTCGAGTACCTGTGCGTCCGTGCCGAGGTGCCCTCGACCGCGGACAACACGGTGCAGGGCAAGTCCGTGACGGCGACCATGACGGTGACCGCCACCCAGCAGTAA